Within the Leptogranulimonas caecicola genome, the region AAGAACCGAGACCTTTCTTATGTGCCATGGTGCTACCTGCCTATCTGGTGAGGGTTCTCAAAGTTACTCTGCGGTGGAGGCGGAAACCGGAGCCTCAACGTCACCGGGGACCTCGACGATCTCGAGGGTGGTGAGCTGCTGACGATGACCGCGAGTGCGCTGGTAGCGCTTACGCTTGTGGAACTTAAACACAGTGACCTTGGGGGCCTTGTGCTGGTCTACCACCTTGGCAACGACCTTCTCAGAGGCCAGGGCCTCAGGATCAGAGGTGGTGGTGGAGCCATCAGCGAGCAGGAGGACGTCCAGGGAGACCTGATCGCCAGGCTGCGCGTCGAGCTTCTCGACGTCGATGACGTCGCCCTTGGCAACCTTATACTGCTTGCCGCCAGTGGAAACGATTGCGTACATGTGATCGAACCCTTCATTGCGAGGTGAGTGCAACAGTTGACCATAATAGGACCGAACGGGGGCACAGTCAATGAAACCGGCAAGGAATACTCCGGTTTCACAGGACTTTCCCACAGGCAGTCTCCTACTTGTCTATCCGGACTATTCTAGCCCGGAATCTGGCTCTCACAGAGCTTTCACAAGGCTGCCGTCTTTTTCTTCGTGCCATTGGCCTAAACGCTCTACATGACAGGCTTCGAGAGTCTCGCCGGCCAACGCCGCATCATCGAAGGCAGCCCTCACCAGCACCTCAGGACGCAGCGCCCCTTCATTGGAGGAGCGGGTGTCTACCACCACTCTCAGCCAACCAGGCTGCCGAGGCTCTACCGTCCAGCCTACCAGGGTAGACGTCAGGTCAACTTTCTTCTCCTTGCGGCCTCGCAGGTAGGTAAGCTGGCCCTTCTCGGCCAGTGCAGTCAGGGCCTCTGCAAGGGCGTGGGCAGAAGCCTGGGTAGCCAGATCCAGCTGCCACCGACTGCGATCGAGCCAGGCGCCCAGCGCTGGGGAGTGGGGGTCCACGTAGGCAGCCGCGATGGGAGCCAGGTCTTGGGGAGTGGAGCGCTGAAGCCTGGCAAGGGCCTCCTCCGGCTCCAGGTAGCTGGAGAGGGAAAGGTCGAAATACTCATGCTCCGAAGCCGCCCCTACCGGCAGCGCCGCCGAATAAGCACACTTCATGCGAGGCGAATAGCCCTGAGTAAGGCAGAACGGCAGCGACGCCCGGCGAATGGAGCGCTCCTGTGCCCTCAAGAGATCTAGGTGGCCCAGATGGCGCAGGCGACCGGTCTTTTTATAGTTGACGCGCAGGACAAAACGAGTGGGCTCTTCCATCAGCGCTCCTGTGCCAGTAAGTTGTCTACCTTCAAAGTGGGACACACGCCGCACCCAGCGCAGCTGTCGCGAGTGCAGTCCTGGGTGGTTTTTCCCTCCAGCGCCCGACGCCATTCGCGCTTGAGGAAGCCCTTGGACTCGCCAGGGCTGGTGTGGTCCCAAGGCAGCCGCGCATCTAAAGAAAGCTCGGTCTGTGCGATCTCATCCAGGTCAAAGCCGCAGGCAGAAGCCGCCGCGCACCAGGCTTCAAAGTCAAACTGGTCGCTCCAGGCGTCGAAGCGGCAGCCCCTCTTCCAAGCGTTGTAGATAAGATCGAAGCCCTCGCGGCCCATCTTTGAGAGGGCCGACTCCAACACCGCCGCATCCGAGTCGAAGGTATTGACTTTGATGGCACGGTCATGAACCGAGGAGAGCAACAACTGCTGGCGCCTTTTGACCTCGGCCTGAGAGAGCTGACCCACCCACTGGAAGGGTGTGTGGGCTTTGGGCACGAAGACGCCTACCGAGATGGTGACGCCCAAGCCACCGCGCCTTCCCTTGGGAAGGATCTCGCGGCCAATGTCTATCACCCTTTGGGCCAGCTGAGCGATGGCCACGATATCCTCGTCGGTCTCGCCGGGAAGGCCCATCATGAAGTAGAGCTTCATGCGCTGCCAGCCATTCTCAAAGGCGTTGGTGGCAGCCCGCTCCAAGTCTTCTTGGGTGACGTTCTTATTGATTATGTCGCGGAGTCGCTGACTTCCGGCCTCCGGAGCAAAGGTGAGCCCGCCGCGCTTGGCGCCGGCCACCTCCAAGGCCATCTCCACGCCAAAGGAATCCAAACGCTGAGAAGGAATAGAGACACGCACGCCCTCGCCAGCAAGCCGCTGATTCAAGCGGTGGAGAATCTGGGCGCACTGGGAATGGTCGGTAGTCGAGAGGCTCATGAGTGAAACCTCTTCATACCCGGTCTTTTGAAGTCCCTCTACGCAAGCCGCCACGACGCTGTCTGCCGAGCGCTCCCTCACCGGCCTATAGGTGATGCCTGCCTGGCAAAAGCGACAGCCACGAGCACAGCCTCGCAGCACCTCAACCGAGAGCTTGTCTTGCACCGTCTCCATTGCCGGCACAATGGCCCCACAGGTAGCGTCACTGGCCGTAAAATCATTGGCCACACGCTTATTGACCACCTCAGGGGCGCCAGAGCCCTCTTTGGGAACCGCGTAGCCAAACCTGGTACCCGCCTCGTCATAACGATAGTCATAGAGCGAAGGTACATAGGTGCCTGGCACGTCTTTCAAGCTTGCAATGATTTCTTGCCGAGAAAGACCAGCCTCGCGACCAGCCTTTACCTTCTGGGTCACCTCGACGATAGACTCCTCGCCCTCTCCTAGGAGGAAAGCGTCGATCATAGGCACCAGAGGCTCGGCATTCCAGATGCCGGGGCCACCCGCAATGATGATGGGGTCATCCTGCGCTCGATCAGAGGCCAAAACAGGAATTTGGGCTAGGTCCAGGGCTTCCATCACGTTGGTGCCTGCCAGTTCATGGGCGATGGAGAAGCCCACCACGTCGAAGGAGGCCACCGGGTAGGCGTTCTCCAAGGACATAAGGGGCACGTCGTGTCCGCGCATGAGGTCTGCCATGTCAGGCCAAGGCAGGTAGCAGCGCTCGCAGGCGAGGCCGGGAACCGAGTTCACCGCCCTATAGAGAATGGCCACGCCAAGATTTGGCAAGCCGATCTCGTAGACGTCGGGAAACACCATGCACAGAGAGAAGGCCTCTGGCTCTATCTCTTCGAGACCCCATTCGTGGCCAAGGTAGCGAGCAGGCTTGCTCACATGCTCTAGCAAAGGCTCGATTTGGGCGAAGCTATTGGTTTTGGGGAGACGCATTAGGCGTTGCCTTCCTGTCCAATCTCAAACCATTGGGTTGGCTCGGGAGCCACCACCACATCGATCACATCTGCAATGCGGGCCAAAGAAGACCCCTGTGACCCGTCAGAATAAAGGGCGCCAGGCTCGACTTCCACCAGCGAACCGGTAAGAGTGCGCGCACGCTGGCCCATCTCATGGGCCACCTCTTTAAGGCGCTCCAAACCCCAGGCCAGCTTCTCGTCAAAAGCTTCACCTGCCTCATAGCGCGCCAAAAGCAGCTGGCCCGTGAGGTAGGTGCCTCCCCAACCAATAAAGCCTTTGAGAATCCAGGAGATCTTGGGGAAGCTATGGGTGGCAGCGCGTGCCACCGAACGCATGAGCAGGCCTCCTGCCACCACGCAGGCGATCTCCGGGGTGCGCGCGGGGCCAGGGGCATAGCCGTAAAGCGCAGCGATACGCAGCGCCATCGAAGACTCAGTGGCACACATTACCGGAAAGTCCGCACCCTTGATAAAATCCACCGCGCCTACTCCTGCATTGGCAGCGGCGCAGGAGAGGATGTCAGAGTTTGCCTGGGCTTTTCTACAAAAGAGAAATGCCATGGCCAGAGAGGGGCCCTTCTCGGTAGCTCTTACCATCCATTGAGACAGCAGGGCCAGCGCGCGGTTGGGATCTGTGGCGACAGCACAGGCAGGCTCAACGCCCGCAGAAATGCCGGTCTCTGGAACGTCCAGCGAGCTCTCCGCCAGAAGGCACACAGGAACGCCCGCCTTGGCCCAGCCCCTAGCGCAGGCCCGGGTGAGGGAGGTTTCAGAGCCGCAGAGGATGATGCAGAGATCCGCCTCGGGGTTTACCAGGATGGGCTCGTTCGAAGCCAGCGCGCCTACATGGATCATGGCCTGAGCCGTCTGGGGAACTAGCGCGTCTTTCAGGGCAAAGACCAACGAATCAGGAGCGCCGGGCGAGAGCTCCACGGCGATGCGCACGGCTTCCTTGCGGGCTGCCTCAGCCTGCTTGCCGGCATCAAACACCTCTTTAATCCTGTCAAACGACATGCCACGAGAGGCCATAGACAACTCCTTTAGACGTCAATCGTCCTAGAAAACGGGCCTGAATCTATGAATCATAGCGCAGCCGGTTGCCGATACCCACCTAGGCTGCCTTGGTGCGGTGGCGATAGACTGACTGCACCATCCCTACTGCTGAGAGTTGCACCACCATAGAAGAGGCACCGTAGCTGATAAAGGGCAAAGGGATGCCGGTGATAGGCATGATTCCTAGGCACATACCCACGTTTTCCAGCAGCTGGAAAGCCCACATGGCCACCACGCCCACCAACACGAGCTTGCCAAAGGGCAGCTCGATGGTTTGGGCCAGGCGCACTACCGAGAACATGAGCCAGCCAAAGAGCGCCAACAGCACCATGGCGCCCACAAAACCAAACTCCTCTGCCAGAAGGGCAAAGACAAAATCTGTATGGGCCTCAGGCAAGAATCCCTGTCCGGCCTGAGAAGCGTGGCCTATGCCTTTTCCCAGAAAACCACCGGATCCTACGGCGATCTTTGCTTGCTGAAGGTTGTAACCGTCGCCTGAAGGGTCCACTGAAGGATCCACAAAGACGATGAGGCGCTTGAGCTGATACTCCTTGAGGATGTTTGGGAGCCCCGGGGTAAGCGAGCAAAAGATCACCAGTGCCGCCACCACCACAATAAGGATGACAGTAGGAATAACCCATTCCTTTTTGGCCCCTGCGCAGATGATGATGGAGGCCCCTGCCACCAACACGATAAGGGAAGTGCCCAAATCTTGAGTGAGCAGCAAGAGAAAGGGAATAAGCAGGGTGCCGCAGAGC harbors:
- a CDS encoding TIGR03960 family B12-binding radical SAM protein, which translates into the protein MRLPKTNSFAQIEPLLEHVSKPARYLGHEWGLEEIEPEAFSLCMVFPDVYEIGLPNLGVAILYRAVNSVPGLACERCYLPWPDMADLMRGHDVPLMSLENAYPVASFDVVGFSIAHELAGTNVMEALDLAQIPVLASDRAQDDPIIIAGGPGIWNAEPLVPMIDAFLLGEGEESIVEVTQKVKAGREAGLSRQEIIASLKDVPGTYVPSLYDYRYDEAGTRFGYAVPKEGSGAPEVVNKRVANDFTASDATCGAIVPAMETVQDKLSVEVLRGCARGCRFCQAGITYRPVRERSADSVVAACVEGLQKTGYEEVSLMSLSTTDHSQCAQILHRLNQRLAGEGVRVSIPSQRLDSFGVEMALEVAGAKRGGLTFAPEAGSQRLRDIINKNVTQEDLERAATNAFENGWQRMKLYFMMGLPGETDEDIVAIAQLAQRVIDIGREILPKGRRGGLGVTISVGVFVPKAHTPFQWVGQLSQAEVKRRQQLLLSSVHDRAIKVNTFDSDAAVLESALSKMGREGFDLIYNAWKRGCRFDAWSDQFDFEAWCAAASACGFDLDEIAQTELSLDARLPWDHTSPGESKGFLKREWRRALEGKTTQDCTRDSCAGCGVCPTLKVDNLLAQER
- the rplU gene encoding 50S ribosomal protein L21 — encoded protein: MYAIVSTGGKQYKVAKGDVIDVEKLDAQPGDQVSLDVLLLADGSTTTSDPEALASEKVVAKVVDQHKAPKVTVFKFHKRKRYQRTRGHRQQLTTLEIVEVPGDVEAPVSASTAE
- a CDS encoding TIGR03936 family radical SAM-associated protein, translating into MEEPTRFVLRVNYKKTGRLRHLGHLDLLRAQERSIRRASLPFCLTQGYSPRMKCAYSAALPVGAASEHEYFDLSLSSYLEPEEALARLQRSTPQDLAPIAAAYVDPHSPALGAWLDRSRWQLDLATQASAHALAEALTALAEKGQLTYLRGRKEKKVDLTSTLVGWTVEPRQPGWLRVVVDTRSSNEGALRPEVLVRAAFDDAALAGETLEACHVERLGQWHEEKDGSLVKAL
- a CDS encoding FtsW/RodA/SpoVE family cell cycle protein; protein product: MASVRQRKTPRHGTGVQDPGFSEMVSSLFGGEAGKRPGGAKARMPRAKGILSEIYRPVLFSSLALVAYGLLVVWSASLTIAEASLPRQLVGFALGLVAAVVIWHYDYRNLANYTTALLIADIILFILPMIPGLSYSAKGMAGWIQIPGIGLRFQPSELMKLVTIFLIASVAAQYNGKIKAFSDYCKLCGTLLIPFLLLLTQDLGTSLIVLVAGASIIICAGAKKEWVIPTVILIVVVAALVIFCSLTPGLPNILKEYQLKRLIVFVDPSVDPSGDGYNLQQAKIAVGSGGFLGKGIGHASQAGQGFLPEAHTDFVFALLAEEFGFVGAMVLLALFGWLMFSVVRLAQTIELPFGKLVLVGVVAMWAFQLLENVGMCLGIMPITGIPLPFISYGASSMVVQLSAVGMVQSVYRHRTKAA